The Nycticebus coucang isolate mNycCou1 chromosome 2, mNycCou1.pri, whole genome shotgun sequence genome includes a window with the following:
- the SIRT6 gene encoding NAD-dependent protein deacylase sirtuin-6 has product MSVNYAAGLSPYADKGKCGLPEIFDPPEELERKVRELAKLVWQSSNVVFHTGAGISTASGIPDFRGPHGVWTMEERGLAPKFDTTFESARPTLTHMALVQLERVGLLRFLISQNVDGLHVRSGFPRDKLAELHGNMFVEECIKCKTQYVRDTVVGSMGLKATGRLCTVAKARGLRACRGELRDTILDWEDALPDRDLALADEASRNADLSITLGTSLQIRPSGNLPLATKRRGGRLVIVNLQPTKHDRQADLRIHGYVDEVMTQLMKHLGLEIPNWDGPHVLERALPPLPRPPYPKLEPKEEHPAQLNGTVLEDPKQEPTTEPCTQDNGPEPATPKQERLDSPAPCRPPKRLKAEAAPS; this is encoded by the exons ATGTCGGTGAATTACGCGGCGGGGCTGTCGCCGTATGCAGACAAGGGAAAGTGCGGCCTCCCCGAG ATCTTTGACCCCCCAGAAGAGTTGGAGCGGAAGGTGCGGGAGCTGGCAAAGTTGGTCTGGCAGTCCTCCAATGTGGTGTTCCACACGGGCGCCGGCATCAGCACCGCCTCGGGCATCCCCGACTTCAG GGGTCCCCATGGAGTCTGGACAATGGAGGAACGGGGCCTGGCCCCCAAGTTTGATACCACCTTTGAGAGTGCACGGCCCACGCTGACCCACATGGCTCTGGTACAGCTAGAGCGCGTGGGCCTTCTCCGCTTCCTGATCAGCCAGAACGTGGATGGGCTGCACGTGCGCTCTGGCTTCCCCAG GGATAAGCTGGCCGAGCTCCACGGGAACATGTTTGTAGAAGAATGTATCAAGTGTAAGAC GCAGTACGTCCGGGACACAGTCGTAGGCAGCATGGGCCTCAAGGCCACAGGTCGGCTCTGCACGGTGGCCAAGGCAAGAGGGCTGCGGGCCTGCAG GGGGGAGCTGAGAGACACCATCCTGGACTGGGAAGATGCTCTGCCTGACCGGGACCTGGCTCTCGCAGATGAGGCCAGCAG GAATGCTGACCTGTCCATCACCCTGGGCACCTCGCTGCAGATCCGGCCCAGCGGGAATCTGCCACTAGCAACCAAGCGCCGGGGAGGCCGACTGGTCATCGTTAACCTCCAGCCCACCAAGCAC GACCGCCAGGCCGACCTGCGCATCCACGGCTATGTTGACGAGGTCATGACCCAGCTCATGAAGCACCTGGGGCTGGAAATTCCCAACTGGGACGGCCCCCATGTGCTAGAGAGGGCCCTGCCGCCCCTACCCCGCCCACCCTACCCCAAACTTGAACCCAAGGAGGAGCACCCTGCCCAGCTCAACGGCACAGTCCTTGAAGACCCCAAGCAGGAGCCCACAACTGAGCCCTGCACCCAGGACAATGGCCCTGAGCCTGCCACCCCCAAACAGGAGCGGCTAGACAGCCCTGCCCCCTGCAGGCCCCCCAAAAggctgaaggctgaggcagctcCCAGCTGA